Genomic window ([Eubacterium] hominis):
CAGCTAAAAATCGTGAAATGCCAGATAATGAAAAAATATGGTCAGGACGCTTCTACTTGGCTATCATCTTTGACATCATCACAACTGGATAAAATCATTGAACTCATCTTAACATGTGACACATATGAAGAACTAAAACAACAAATACAAAAATAATTAAGCAATAAAAGATGGCTGGTTCTCTTAACGAAATCAGCCATCTTTTTTCCCTTTAATTAATCTAAATCTTTACCATTGCTTTCGATTACCTTCTTATACCAGTAGAAAGAATCTTTTCTGCTACGATCAAATGTACCATTACCTAAATCATCACTATCTACATACACAAAACCATAACGTTTTCCCATTTCACCAGTAGATGCACTTACTAAATCAATGCATCCCCAAGGTGTATAACCAATTAAATCGACACCATCATTTACAGCTTCTTCCATACAACGAATATGCTTTCTTAAATAATCAATACGATACTCATCATGGATGCTTCCATCGCTTTCAACCTTATCAAAAGCGCCTAAGCCATTTTCCACAACCATCAAAGGAATTTGATAACGTGCATATAATTCATTTAATGTATAACGGAGTCCATCAGGATCAATCTGCCATCCCCAATCACTAGATTCAAGATATGGATTCTTCACACCACCCATTAAGTTACCAGCTGTACCTTCTAAATTTGGATCATGTGATACACAATTGCTCATATAATAAGAGAAGCTATAGAAATCTACTGTCCCATTCTTTAAGATTTCCTCATCTCCAGGTTCCATTTTCACATGAATATCATTTTCTTCCCAATAACGTTTAGCGAAGTAAGGATACTCTCCACGAACCTGCACATCCCCACAATAGAAGTTACCCATTTCCTTCAACTTTTGACACTTTAATACATCCTGTGGATGACATGTATAAGGATAATTCTGCATATATGCAATCATACAGCCAATCTTAAACTCAGGATTGATACTGTGTCCTAATTGTACAGCTTTCGCACTTGCGATAAATTGATGATGTAACGCCTGAAAACGAAGCTGTGGAATATCTATCTGCTTTGTGAAATCTCTTGTGCCTTCATTTAAAATGCCAAGACTCAAATAATTTCCCATTGGCATCGTACCACAGTTAATTTCATTAAACGTCAACCAATATGTAACCTTATCTTTATAACGATTGAAGATCACTTCACAGTATCTAACAAACATATCAATGACTTCTCTGCTTACCCAGCTATCATAATTTTCCGTCAAGTAAAATGGCATTTCATAATGTGAAATTGTCACTAATGGCTCAATACCATATTTATGTAATTCATCAAATACGTTATCGTAAAATTTTAATCCTTCTTCATTTGGTTCTGTTTCATTACCTTTTGGAAATATTCTTGTCCATGCGATAGACATACGGAATGTTTTAAATCCCATTTCTGCCATCAACGCAATATCTTCTTTATAACGGTGATAGAAATCACTTGCTTTATGATTTGGATAATATAATCCTTCTTCTAGTGTGCGTGTGATCTGACGAGGTGTTGTATGTGTACCATTGCTCATCATATCCGCAGCACTTAATCCTTTTCCTCCTTCATTCCATCCACCTTCATATTGGTTGGCAGCTGTCGCACCACCCCATAAAAAGCCTTCTTTAAATCCCATAATATAAGTCCTCCTTATTTCCTGAATTGATTATAACATAGGCATTTTTCTTGTAGTTTTCAAAACATGTAAAATTGTGTACATTTAAATAAAAGGCCTGATTTCTCAGACCTCAGCTTTAATCTAAATCTTCACCATTGGATGCGATAACTTTTTTGTACCAGTAGAAAGAATCTTTGCGATAGCGTTGATATGTTCCGTTTCCTTCATCATCTGCATCTACATATACAAAACCATAACGTTTTGTCATCTGACAATCTCCACAACTTACCAAATCGATACATCCCCATGGTGTATATCCCATTACATTGCATCCATCTCCTATTGCTTCTTTTATGGCCTGAATATGGGCTCTTAAATATTCTATACGATAATTATCATGTACATTATTATCTGATGTTAATTCATCATGAGCGCCTAATCCATTTTCTACTATAAAAATCGGTACGCCATAGCGATCATTCATATCATTTAATGTAATTCTCAAACCTGTAGGATCTATTCCCCATCCCCAATCTGTCATTTTAATATATGGGTTCTCCAAGTTTCTGATGAAAGCACCAATTGGTTCTGCTTTATCTGGTTCTGCGCTAATAACTGCTGTATGATAGTAACTAATAGACGCAAAATCTACAGTCCCTTCTTTTAAAATACTTTCATATCCAGGATACCAGTCTATTTCAATACCTTTCTTGCGATAATAATTCAAAATTGATGTAGGATATGTACCTTTCACTTGAATATCCGTTGGGAAATAATTAAATTGACTTTGTTGTTGTGTTGCTAATACATCTTCTGGATTACAGGTATACGCATAGTTTTGAAGTCTACAAATCATATTACCAATCATTCCTTTTGATGTATGCTCACGAAAATATTTGACAGTTAAAGCACTTGCGATTAATTGATGATGTAATGCTTGATGAATACATGCTTCTGGCGTTTTTTTAGATTTCTCTACAAACATGCCTCCTCCTAGATAAGAAGAATTCATGATCATATTGATTTCATTAAAGGTAATCCAATAGTTTACTTCATCTTTATATTCATCAATCAAAAATTTTGTATAATGTAGAAAATAATCAATCATCTTAGGGCTTTCCCATCCATTGATAGTTTCTGTCAAATAAACTGGGATTTCATAATGAATCATCGTAACCAAAGGTTCGATGCCATATTTATGACATTCCTTAAATACATTATGATAAAACTGCACTCCATCTTCACATGGTTTTTCTTCTAAACCTGTAGGAAATAATCTACTCCATGAGATACTCATTCTGAAAGTCTTAAATCCCATTTCGCCTAATAAAGCGATATCTTCTTTATAATGATGATAGAAATCCACACCTCTTCTAAAAGCAAAATTATATTCATCTTCATGCTTTTTATGATCCTCAAACATATCAACTGTCACATTGATTGGAAATACTTTTTCTTTATCTGCTTTTTTTACTCTACGAATATAATCCATATGAGAAAGTCCTCTTCCACCTTCGTTATATCCTCCTTCAAACTGAGAAGCAGATGTTGCGCCTCCCCATAAAAACTTTTCATTAAACGCCATAGTATAGATCCTCCTTTTTTATTCCGCTAGCTTTTACTTCTTATTTTTTAAGAAATTAAAATGTTATACTGTGTATAAATATTTTTCATTTAGTCTTCTTTGAATCCTAAAATCCACGTCATTATAAATGAAATTACCATAGAAATAACTAATCCTATGATTCCATTTACTAAATTAGCACCTGTAGGTCCAATCAATGTAGGTAATACAAATAATCCTGTTGAACCAGGCATTGCATAAATAAATGTATGTGTAATACCAAAATAAGCACTAGCTACTGCATTTCCAATCATTGTGGCAATTAATGGTCTTTTTAATTTCATTAAGACTCCATATAATGCAGGCTCAGTAATACCACCAACTAAAGCTGTAGTGGCACATGTCATAGCAGTTGCTTTTGTATCTACTTTTTTTGATTTCAAAGAAACAGCAAGGCAGGATGCTGCTGAACCAAATACATAACCAATACCAGTAACAAAGAAGAATGTTTCATATCCATTTTCTGCAAAACTAGTTAAAGCAAAAGGAATTAAGGCTGTATGCATTCCAGTAAAAATTAATAATGGACGTAAAGCACCCATTACCGCCATACCAACAAATCCTAAAGTGTTATAAATCCACATCAAACCATCTGCAAGATATTTACCTAAAACTGTTCCTAAAGGCCCTAAAAAACAAATTGCTAATGGTGCCATCACTAATAAAGTTAGGGTTGGTACAAGAACAGAGGATAATATCTGTGGAACATATTTTGTAAAGAACTTATGTACATAAGATAAAATCCATGTGATTAAAATAGCAGGCAAAACGCTACTTGCATAAGATGTAGCAGTAATAGGTAACCCAAATATTGTTGTAATAGTCCCTTCTGTTAATCCTGTTGTAAATGCAGGAAGTAAAAGAAAGGCACATAGCAATGTCGCCAATGGTAAACTTGTTTTAAAATGCTTAGATGCATTTATACCCACATAAATCGGTAAGAAATAAAATCCAGCTTCT
Coding sequences:
- a CDS encoding 6-phospho-beta-glucosidase, producing MGFKEGFLWGGATAANQYEGGWNEGGKGLSAADMMSNGTHTTPRQITRTLEEGLYYPNHKASDFYHRYKEDIALMAEMGFKTFRMSIAWTRIFPKGNETEPNEEGLKFYDNVFDELHKYGIEPLVTISHYEMPFYLTENYDSWVSREVIDMFVRYCEVIFNRYKDKVTYWLTFNEINCGTMPMGNYLSLGILNEGTRDFTKQIDIPQLRFQALHHQFIASAKAVQLGHSINPEFKIGCMIAYMQNYPYTCHPQDVLKCQKLKEMGNFYCGDVQVRGEYPYFAKRYWEENDIHVKMEPGDEEILKNGTVDFYSFSYYMSNCVSHDPNLEGTAGNLMGGVKNPYLESSDWGWQIDPDGLRYTLNELYARYQIPLMVVENGLGAFDKVESDGSIHDEYRIDYLRKHIRCMEEAVNDGVDLIGYTPWGCIDLVSASTGEMGKRYGFVYVDSDDLGNGTFDRSRKDSFYWYKKVIESNGKDLD
- a CDS encoding glycoside hydrolase family 1 protein — its product is MAFNEKFLWGGATSASQFEGGYNEGGRGLSHMDYIRRVKKADKEKVFPINVTVDMFEDHKKHEDEYNFAFRRGVDFYHHYKEDIALLGEMGFKTFRMSISWSRLFPTGLEEKPCEDGVQFYHNVFKECHKYGIEPLVTMIHYEIPVYLTETINGWESPKMIDYFLHYTKFLIDEYKDEVNYWITFNEINMIMNSSYLGGGMFVEKSKKTPEACIHQALHHQLIASALTVKYFREHTSKGMIGNMICRLQNYAYTCNPEDVLATQQQSQFNYFPTDIQVKGTYPTSILNYYRKKGIEIDWYPGYESILKEGTVDFASISYYHTAVISAEPDKAEPIGAFIRNLENPYIKMTDWGWGIDPTGLRITLNDMNDRYGVPIFIVENGLGAHDELTSDNNVHDNYRIEYLRAHIQAIKEAIGDGCNVMGYTPWGCIDLVSCGDCQMTKRYGFVYVDADDEGNGTYQRYRKDSFYWYKKVIASNGEDLD
- a CDS encoding PTS transporter subunit EIIC; translation: MKRNKEIAKAILENVGGKDNITNCFHCITRLRLEFKDKSLIKKESIEAIDGVIALKIQGEQYQIVIGQNVGEVYREFCDLTGFEVKAAINENLDEKKTISLKGIGNGIVQAVVNSMVPALPILIGAGMFKVIALLLLQFHILDATNSTYLVIQNIGEAGFYFLPIYVGINASKHFKTSLPLATLLCAFLLLPAFTTGLTEGTITTIFGLPITATSYASSVLPAILITWILSYVHKFFTKYVPQILSSVLVPTLTLLVMAPLAICFLGPLGTVLGKYLADGLMWIYNTLGFVGMAVMGALRPLLIFTGMHTALIPFALTSFAENGYETFFFVTGIGYVFGSAASCLAVSLKSKKVDTKATAMTCATTALVGGITEPALYGVLMKLKRPLIATMIGNAVASAYFGITHTFIYAMPGSTGLFVLPTLIGPTGANLVNGIIGLVISMVISFIMTWILGFKED